The following is a genomic window from uncultured Fibrobacter sp..
AAAACCTTCGCCAAAGCCCTTGTCTTCCATCGTGTTCACCGTACCCGAAAGCACGAGCGCATCTTCGATTTTTTCAACCTTCGAGCAGTTCACCGGGCGGCCATCCAAAAAGGCGCCGCCACCGTTCACCGCCCACACGGCCGTATTCATCGCCGGAATGCGGATAAGGGAACACACGGGAACGTTCTTCTTGTAGAGTGCAATCAGCGTGCCGAACAGGGGAACGCCATGCACGAAAGCCTTCGTGCCGTCAATCGGGTCAATGACCCACTGGTATTCCGCATCGGGGCTCTCGATTCCGAACTCCTCGCCAATCACGCCAAAGCCCGGAGTCTCCTTGGCCCAGAATTCACGGGCCAGTTCTTCCGTACTCTTGTCGGCAATCGTCACCGGAGTATTGTCTTTTTTCCACTCGACACCCACTCCTGTCTGGAAATACTTCAGGATGTTTTCCTGAGCCATTTCCGCCGTCTTGAGAGCGATTTTCAAGAGCTCCAGATTTTCTGCCGTCGCGGACATCTTAGGCCTCCGCTTTCCATTTCTTGACAAGCATCACGAGGAACTCGTTTTCCTCGGGCTTGCCGATAGTGACACGGATGTATTCCGGCATACCGAAGCTTGTGAGGCCGCGGACAATCATGCCTTTCCTTTCCAGGAACGAGACGAGTTCACGGGCGCGTTCGCCAATCTTGACGCAGATGAAATTCGCCTGTGTCGGAAGCACCTTGAAACCGAGTGCCGTAAATTCGCGGGTAAGGACTTCAATTCCCTCGGCATTCATCTTGCGGGTCGCTTCCACGTGGGCCGCATCGTCCAAGGCAGCGATGGCCGCCACCTGTGCCGCCTGGTTCACGTCAAACGGGGGCTTGACCTTCCAGAGGTGGCGCACCACATCCGTACTCGCGATGGCATAACCGATACGCAGACCGGCAAGTCCATAAATCTTGCTGAACGTCCTGTTGATGAAAAGGTTCGGGTGTTCATCCAAAGCCGAGAACATGTTCGGATAATCCGCAGCGGTTGCGAACTCCGAGTAGGCCTCGTCCAGGAACACCAGCACATTCTGCGGAACCTTCTTCAGGAATTCGCGAATTTCGGATTCGGTGTAGTACGTGCCCGTCGGGTTGTTCGGATTGCAGATGAAGGCTACGCGGGTTTTGCTGTCGATGGCCTTCGCCAAGTCGTCAAGCGAAGTCTTCGCATCGCCCTCGCCCACGCCAATAAATTCAGCGCCGTTCGAAAGCGTCGTAAACTTGTACACGGAAAAAGTCGGCGTAATGCCCACACAGTTGTCGCCCTGGCGGATAAAGGCTTTGCCGACCATGTCAATAATCTCGTCGGAGCCGTTACCGACGACAATCTGTTCCGTCTTCACGCCATATTTCTGGGCAATAGCGCGGATAAGCGTCGGAGCATCGCCGCGCGGATACAGGTGCAGGCAGTCCGCAATCTTGTGGAACGCCTCGACCGCCTTCGGGGAGGCTCCAAGCGGATTTTCGTTGGAAGCCAACTTTACAATCTTCTTGAGACCATACTGTTCACGGATTTCCTCGATGGATTTTCCGGGAACGTAATCGGAAAGCTTAGACAGTTCTGGACGCGGTTCAATCATGTTTACCTCTATTTACGCGATAAAATTTAGCTAACTTTTAACCGTATGAGAAAAGTCCTGACAGCCCTACTCGTCATTCTGGCCACAAATGTATTTGCCCTCGACAACATCTGGGATATGCGCTATACATTCGGGCCCGACAGTAGGCCGTCCCCCAAACTGGGCCTTGGTCTCGGAATGCGTTCTGACTATGACCCCAATATACTTTTCCCCATCAACCTCACAAGCGGCCTTACAAAAAATTTTGACTTCGGTTCCAAAATCAACGTCCAGACCTACGACAAAATGGGCCACATGCAGGCATCCCTTGACGTCGGTGGGCGTTTCCGATTCAACACAACCAACTTCATCGAAGTCGATGGCTACTTTGGTCTAAACAGGAACAACGGTAGCGCAATCGTCCTCACGCTCGGTTCAGATCAAGTTATCTCCAAGAATTTTCTGAACTATTACGAAGCCCGCGCCGGTTTCCTCGATGGAGTCACAGGCGACGGAGGCTACGTAAAGTTTGCATTGGGAATGACGCCGACCCTCATTTTCGGGCGTTTCTTGCGTTGCATGGTCGAAGTCAATACATCGGGAAGTGCCGGGCACCTTCGCGACGACTTCATGATCGACATCTTGCCTAAATTCGAATTCGCATTCGGAAGCACACGAGTCCGCCTAGACTTCGACATCGGCGTGATGCAAGAAAAGAACAACAACCGCAAGGGAATTGGCCTGTACGTGATGACAGCTTTATAAGTAGGAAGTTAGAAGTAGGAAGTAGGAAGTCACTGTCTACTTCCTACTGTCTACTTCCTACTACTCAACCACAAATTTCTCGCCATCGTAGTCGATGGTTACGGGCTTTGCGGCACTCACTTCGCCAGCAAGGATTGCATGGCTCAGCGGGCGTTCCACATTCCTTTCCAGGTAACGCTGGATCGGGCGTGCGCCGAATTCCGGCTGGTAGGCCCCATCGGCAATGGCGTCGAGAGCCTTGTCGGTCAGCGTGAGCTGCAAATCCTGACGAGCGGCGCGTTCGGCGAGTCCCTTGAATTTCAGCTTCACGATGTCCTTGATCTGCGGCTTCGTTAAGCTCTGGAACACCAGCACTTCGTCCAAGCGGTTCAAGAATTCCGGACGGAAGAATCCGCGGAGTTCCGGCTCGATTTCCTTGAGCGTCACGGGCTTTGCATCACCCGCGCGGTTCTGGAAATGAGCAGCGCCCAGGTTCGACGTCATCAAAATCAAGGTGTTCTTGAAGTTCACGGTACGGCCCTTGCCATCGGTCAAACGACCGTCGTCAAGCACCTGCAACAGCGTATTGAACACATCGGGGTGGGCCTTCTCGATTTCGTCGAGAAGAATCACGCAGTACGGATGCGTACGCACGGCTTCGGTCAGTTGGCCGCCTTCTTCGTAGCCCACGTATCCCGGAGGCGCACCGATCAAGCGGCTCACGCTATGCTTTTCCATGTATTCGCTCATGTCGATACGCACAAGTGCCGCTTCGCTGTCGAACAGTTCGGTCGAAAGCGCACGGGCCAATTCCGTCTTGCCCACACCCGTGGGGCCCAGGAACAAGAAGCTACCAATGGGCGCATTCTCGCGGCTGAGGCCGCTACGGTTACGCAGGATGGCTTCGGAAACCGCTTCCACGGCCTCGTCCTGGCCAATCACGCGGGCATGCAGGCGTTCGTCCAAGTGCAACAACTTGGCCTTTTCGCCTTCGCAAAGTTTCGTCACCGGAATTCCAGTCCAACGGCTCACCACGAGGGCAATCGTCTCTTCGGTCACCTCTTCGCTCAGGTCACCGTCGCCTGCAGACTTCTTGATTTCTTCCGTCTTCGCGGCAATTTCCTTTTCCAGGTTCACGATCTTGTTGTACTTGAGTTCGGCGGCGCGGTTCAAGTCGTAGCGGGCTTCGGCCTGCTCCATCTCGTCCTTCGCCTGCTGCAAGGATTTCTTGAGGCCCTGCAACTCGGCGTTTTTCGCGCGCCTCTCCTGCCAACGGTCCTGCATAGCCTTCACGGCGGCATCCGTCAAAGCCAACTCCTCACGGAGTTCTTTCAAGCGCTTCACGCTGTTGTCGTCAGTTTCCTTCGCCAAGGCCTGCTCCTCGATTTTCATCTGGAGTTCCTTACGCTGCAAGGTATCCAAGGCTTCGGGCACGGTATCCATCTGCGTCTTCACAAGGCTTGCCGCCTCGTCAATCAAGTCGATGGCCTTGTCCGGCAAGAAACGGTCGCTGATGTAGCGGTTCGAAAGTTTCACCGCAGCCACCAGCGCGTTGTCATGCAGACGCACGCCATGGTGGGCGTCAAAGCCGTCCTTGATGCCACGCAGAATGGAAATAGATTCCTCTTCGCTGGGTTCGTCGACCTGCACAGGCTGGAAACGGCGTTCCAATGCGGAATCCTTCTCGATGTACTTACGGTATTCCTGCGTGGTCGTCGCACCGATGCAGTGCAGTTCACCACGGGCCAGTTTCGGCTTGAGCATGTTGCCCAAGTCCATGGAGCCCTCGGTCTTGCCCGCACCCACGATGGTGTGGATTTCATCGATAAACAATAGCGTGTTGCCGTCTTCTTCAAGAGCGTCCAGCACGGCTTTCAAACGTTCCTCGAAATCTCCACGGTACTTGGCGCCCGCCATCAAGGCGGACAAATCCAGCGCGAACAACTTCTTGCCCTTCAAAGCGTCAGGCACATCGCCGCGATAGATTCGCTCGGCGAGCCCTTCGACAATAGCGGTCTTGCCCACGCCCGGTTCACCGACCAGGCACGGGTTGTTTTTCGTCTTTCGGCTAAGGATCAAGATGACACGGCGGATTTCCTCTTCACGGCCAATCACCGGCGAAAGCTTTCCGTCGGCGGCCATTTCCACGAGTTCACGGCCATAGAGTTTCAAGGGAGATTGTTCTTCGGCGTTGGCAGCACCCGCAAACGGGTCCGAAAGCCAGGTTTCCACGACTTCCACGGAGCCCAGCGCATCTTCGAACACCTTCGCAAGGCCACGGTCGCCCGAGAACTTCATGAGGGCCACGAGCATGTCGCCCGGGGTCACCATGCGGTTCACCTGACGTGCCGCCTGCACGGAGGCACGCAAGATACGGTTCAAGTCATTGTCCGGTTCCACGTCGGGGTTCACGCCTTCCATACGCGGAATCTTCTGCACGAACGGTTCCAGCTTGCCGCGGAGCTCGTTCGTCTTCGCGCCTTTGGACTTATAAAGTTTTTTCAGGGTGGCATCCGGGCCTTCAACTAGCCCCACGGCCAAATGTGCCGCACCCAGGTAGGAATGCGAGCAACGGTCACGCAAGCTCTGCGCCTTCGCCAAGACTTTTTCTGCATCGTTGTTGAAATCGGACATATAAACCTCGATTTTTGCATTTTTAACCGCGATTTATAGTGCAAAAGCCGTGCCAAGGGCCTCGTTCGACAAAAAAACGTCCAAAAACGGCTAAAAAAGCAAAAAATGTCGCATTTTTCAGCATCATTTTTTCAAAATAAGACGCACGGGTGTTTAATTCCGCACAAATCCAAAAGCAGGTCTTATAGGGGCTTTATGAGCTGAGGAAAAAAATCCAAAACAAACGCCCGCCCCTGTTGCCTATCTAACACCAAAAGACTATATTTAGTATCAAATTCAGTCCGATTTTAAAACAAAAAGGCTCATCATGAACCCGATAAAGAACATCAAGCCGATTTCGTACATCAAGGCAAATGCCGCCCAAGTTTTGGATCACGTATGCGAGTCACACACGCCTTACGTGGTCACACAGAACGGGGAGGCCCGCGGAGTCATCTTGGATGTCGATACATTCCAGACCATGCAAGACGGGCTCAAGCTCTTCAAGTTGTTCGCGCAGAGCGAAACGGAAATCGCCAAAGGCGAAGTCATTTCGCAAAAAGACCTTTTTGATTCCCTGGAGCGCGAATTGAATGCCAAGTAAAAAATTTCAGGTCATCTGGTCGAAATCGGCCGCATTCGACCTAAAATCCATCGTCACGTTCATCGCAAAAGACAGCCCCAAAAACGCCCGAGAAGTCTTGGCAAGAATCAAACGTGAATGTAAAACGCTAGAGTCGTTCCCGGACCTGGGTAAAGTTCCTGCCGAACTTGAAGCCCTGCAAATAGGGGGTTACCGTGAATTATCCATTTCGCCCTGGCGAGTCTTCTACAAGAAACTCCTCAATCAGGTTTTCGTCGTAGCCGTCGTAGATTCCAGACGCGATCTCGAAGATGCGCTCTGGAACAGGCTGATGCGCTAGGGGCTCTTTACGAGCCGAGAAAAACAACCTTTTTACTAATTTTTCAATGCCGTAATCGGCACGACGATGACTCCATCGGGGCGTTTGTAGGCAGCGCTGCTCATTCCGCAAATAACGCAAAGATTAGATGGAGGAATGCCATCCGGGTCGTTGGAAATATTTTTTTGTATTTCCAATAAGTTTCGTGCGGCTTCATCAATTTGATTCGCTCCGAGTTTTATTTCAAAAGCGCTCCAGCTGCCGTCGGGCATCTCGACGACTGAATCAATTTCCCTGTTGGCATAATCTTGGTAATGGTACAATTTTCCGCCAAAGGATTTTGCATAGATATCCAGATCCCGTTCACAAAGCGATTCGAACAGAAAGCCCAAAGTGTTCAAGTCGTGCAAAAGCTTATCTGGAGTCGCGCCCAATAGCGATGCAGCAAGCGAAGGGTCGGCCAGGTGCCTTTTTTCGGCCTGTTTAACCCTAAGCTTTGAGCGTATTTTTGTGCTGAATGGGAGCTGGTTCTCAACAAGAAAGAGTCTTTTCAAGACATCAAGATAGCTCGCGATCGTATCCGTGTCGATATCGTCGTCATCAATTTCCTTGATGTCGTTTTTCAGGATTTTATTGGTCGCCGTGGTCGATTCGTTTCGGGCGAGTGATTTGAGCAACAGCTTCATCTTGCTCTTGTTCCGTTTGATTCCGTCGAGGCGGTCCATATCGTCGTCGACAAAGGCTTCAAGATAGGCTTTAGGAATAGCCATGGATTGTTCTGTAGTAAGTCCGAGATTGCCGGGCCACCCTCCGCGAACAACGAGTTCTATCAAA
Proteins encoded in this region:
- a CDS encoding AAA family ATPase, which gives rise to MSDFNNDAEKVLAKAQSLRDRCSHSYLGAAHLAVGLVEGPDATLKKLYKSKGAKTNELRGKLEPFVQKIPRMEGVNPDVEPDNDLNRILRASVQAARQVNRMVTPGDMLVALMKFSGDRGLAKVFEDALGSVEVVETWLSDPFAGAANAEEQSPLKLYGRELVEMAADGKLSPVIGREEEIRRVILILSRKTKNNPCLVGEPGVGKTAIVEGLAERIYRGDVPDALKGKKLFALDLSALMAGAKYRGDFEERLKAVLDALEEDGNTLLFIDEIHTIVGAGKTEGSMDLGNMLKPKLARGELHCIGATTTQEYRKYIEKDSALERRFQPVQVDEPSEEESISILRGIKDGFDAHHGVRLHDNALVAAVKLSNRYISDRFLPDKAIDLIDEAASLVKTQMDTVPEALDTLQRKELQMKIEEQALAKETDDNSVKRLKELREELALTDAAVKAMQDRWQERRAKNAELQGLKKSLQQAKDEMEQAEARYDLNRAAELKYNKIVNLEKEIAAKTEEIKKSAGDGDLSEEVTEETIALVVSRWTGIPVTKLCEGEKAKLLHLDERLHARVIGQDEAVEAVSEAILRNRSGLSRENAPIGSFLFLGPTGVGKTELARALSTELFDSEAALVRIDMSEYMEKHSVSRLIGAPPGYVGYEEGGQLTEAVRTHPYCVILLDEIEKAHPDVFNTLLQVLDDGRLTDGKGRTVNFKNTLILMTSNLGAAHFQNRAGDAKPVTLKEIEPELRGFFRPEFLNRLDEVLVFQSLTKPQIKDIVKLKFKGLAERAARQDLQLTLTDKALDAIADGAYQPEFGARPIQRYLERNVERPLSHAILAGEVSAAKPVTIDYDGEKFVVE
- a CDS encoding type II toxin-antitoxin system Phd/YefM family antitoxin; this encodes MNPIKNIKPISYIKANAAQVLDHVCESHTPYVVTQNGEARGVILDVDTFQTMQDGLKLFKLFAQSETEIAKGEVISQKDLFDSLERELNAK
- a CDS encoding DUF4143 domain-containing protein; this encodes MSLYESGASSGAVSLQDICNGEIESVMTGDVQLKDLIELVVRGGWPGNLGLTTEQSMAIPKAYLEAFVDDDMDRLDGIKRNKSKMKLLLKSLARNESTTATNKILKNDIKEIDDDDIDTDTIASYLDVLKRLFLVENQLPFSTKIRSKLRVKQAEKRHLADPSLAASLLGATPDKLLHDLNTLGFLFESLCERDLDIYAKSFGGKLYHYQDYANREIDSVVEMPDGSWSAFEIKLGANQIDEAARNLLEIQKNISNDPDGIPPSNLCVICGMSSAAYKRPDGVIVVPITALKN
- the hisN gene encoding histidinol-phosphatase, whose protein sequence is MSATAENLELLKIALKTAEMAQENILKYFQTGVGVEWKKDNTPVTIADKSTEELAREFWAKETPGFGVIGEEFGIESPDAEYQWVIDPIDGTKAFVHGVPLFGTLIALYKKNVPVCSLIRIPAMNTAVWAVNGGGAFLDGRPVNCSKVEKIEDALVLSGTVNTMEDKGFGEGFAKLRRSARLHRGWGDCYGYYLVAAGRAEIMVDPVVSLWDIAPYPLLFAEAGGKFSTIDGKTELFDVNGKPTAPIYEGFTSVATNGLLHEVTLNALSEK
- a CDS encoding type II toxin-antitoxin system RelE/ParE family toxin, with the translated sequence MPSKKFQVIWSKSAAFDLKSIVTFIAKDSPKNAREVLARIKRECKTLESFPDLGKVPAELEALQIGGYRELSISPWRVFYKKLLNQVFVVAVVDSRRDLEDALWNRLMR
- the hisC gene encoding histidinol-phosphate transaminase, whose amino-acid sequence is MIEPRPELSKLSDYVPGKSIEEIREQYGLKKIVKLASNENPLGASPKAVEAFHKIADCLHLYPRGDAPTLIRAIAQKYGVKTEQIVVGNGSDEIIDMVGKAFIRQGDNCVGITPTFSVYKFTTLSNGAEFIGVGEGDAKTSLDDLAKAIDSKTRVAFICNPNNPTGTYYTESEIREFLKKVPQNVLVFLDEAYSEFATAADYPNMFSALDEHPNLFINRTFSKIYGLAGLRIGYAIASTDVVRHLWKVKPPFDVNQAAQVAAIAALDDAAHVEATRKMNAEGIEVLTREFTALGFKVLPTQANFICVKIGERARELVSFLERKGMIVRGLTSFGMPEYIRVTIGKPEENEFLVMLVKKWKAEA